The Cynocephalus volans isolate mCynVol1 chromosome 1, mCynVol1.pri, whole genome shotgun sequence region TGTAACAAGATGGACTGTAAGCAAGGATATGCCTTTTGTAAAACTGTCAAATCTTTGTGGCATAACAGGACATCATCCATATAATGAATCAGGATTAGGGAAGGAAACTGGCGCCTCAAAGGCCTCAAAGCTTCTTGAACATATAGTTGACACATGGTAGGGCTATTTGTCATGCCTTGAGGCAAAACCTTCCATTGGAACCTTTTATCAGGTTCCATATGATTAAGAGAAGGGAGAGTAAATGCAAAGCGGGGCTTATCTAGGGGACATAAGGGGATGGAAAAAAAGCAATCCTTAATATCTATAATAACTAAAGGCCAACCTTTAGGTAAGGCGGAGAGAAGCGGAAGACCCCTTTGTACGGGGCCAAAAGAGTTCATCTGTTTATTAATGGCTCTCAGGTCGTGgagcaatctccattttcccgACCTTTTTTTGATTACAAATATCGGGGTATTCCAGGGAGAGGTGGACGGTTCAAGATGTCCAAGCCTTAGCTGCTCCTGTACTATCTGTGTTGCTGCCCTCAATTTCTCGGAGGACAATGGCCATTGAGGAACCCACACCGGATCCTCCATTTTCCACGGAATGGGTCGTGCTGCCTCAATGGCGCCTAGGAAAAACCCAGACCCTGTCTACCTGGGTTGCCTTCAGGGAGAATGGGTTCAACCCGGCCCTGTTCCCTGGCTCCTAAACCCCTTCCCTGTTTATGACCCATCTTGGCCATTATCTCCTTAGCTTGAGAGGAGTATTCATTAGACAACTTAACTCCcatcttttgtaaaatatcaCGCCCCCAGAGGTTAACGGGGAGCAGAAGCACGTAGGGAGTAAAATGTCCCTCTTGTCCCTCTGTCGTTTTCCAGGACAAGGTAGCGGAACTAATAGTAGGACTGGCCTGATAACCGAGGCCTTGTAGAGAATGTGAGGACTTAATGACAGGCCAAGACTTTGGCCACCAATGGGTGGAAATAATACTCTTATCTGCACCAGTATCCATAATGCCTTCAAACAATTTTCCCTCAACCCACAACTTTAGCTTAGGTCTCTCATTTAGGGAGACCATCAGGTAGGCGGAATCCATGCCCGAGGAGCCCATTTTTTCTCGTCCAGGCTCTGAAGGTTTGGCAACCTCTGGAAGGAGCAATAACTGAGCTATCCTGTCTCCTTTGGTGATAGAAAAGACTCCTCCTGGGCATGAGCACAGGACTTGGATCTCGGGGCTATGTTGACAGTCAACTACCCCAGGGTAGACAATAAGACCGTTTAAAGTTAACGATCCTCTGCCAATTATAAGGCCCACGGTTCCAGGCAGTAGGGGTCGAATAGGCTGCACAGGAACCGGCTGGACGCCCATTTGTGGCATTAATAAGAAGTCGGAGGAGGCGTGCAGGTCCAATCCTGTGTGTCTTCCGACaggctctcctccctttctcctcgacTCTGGTTGGCCTTGTCCCCATACTTGTGGGGGCCCTGGGAACGGGGGCCCATCTTCACGTTTTTTTGAACCACTTGGTGTTGTTCTGTGAGCGGCGGAAGGAGTCGCCCTTTGATATCTCTAATGGAACGGCAGAGAGCAGCCTTATGATATCCCTTGGAACAGCGGGAACAGAGGGAGTCTGTACTCTGGGGGCCCTTATCCCTGTCCGGGGCTTggcagtccttttttaaatgtcccggttgaccgcatttaaaacaaactctctggttccgcccctgtcttggctgtccctgtctaggcagtctctgcgactggaggatggcagctgccagccctgcattggtcaggggtcccccgagttctcgacaaactctgagccaatcctgtacacctttaccttttctgggcgctatggccgcgcggcattcctgggtcgcctgctcaaaaatcagttgttcaacaagaggcgcagcctgatcaggg contains the following coding sequences:
- the LOC134369715 gene encoding endogenous retrovirus group K member 7 Pro protein-like, translating into MPQMGVQPVPVQPIRPLLPGTVGLIIGRGSLTLNGLIVYPGVVDCQHSPEIQVLCSCPGGVFSITKGDRIAQLLLLPEVAKPSEPGREKMGSSGMDSAYLMVSLNERPKLKLWVEGKLFEGIMDTGADKSIISTHWWPKSWPVIKSSHSLQGLGYQASPTISSATLSWKTTEGQEGHFTPYVLLLPVNLWGRDILQKMGVKLSNEYSSQAKEIMAKMGHKQGRGLGAREQGRVEPILPEGNPGRQGLGFS